The Paroceanicella profunda genome segment GCCGTCGTTGTCCCTGCCCCGGGCATGGCGTCCCGGAGCACTGCCCCGAAGCTGGCCGCCCGGAGCAGCCCCCCGAAGCCGGCCGCCCCGGCGCCCTCTCCTCTGCCCCCTCGGCGTCCGGAAGTCTGGCCGGGAGGGCCGCGCTTCCGGCCCGGGCGCCGGCCACGGCCCCTCGCCTCGTCCCCCACACCCAGCCACCGGGCGCGCGGGAAGGCAAGCGGTTGCCGCCCGATCCCGGCCCGCCGCCCCTGCGTGCGCCACGGCAGGGGGGCGGGCGCGCTCCCCGGTCAGGGGCGTGCACAGGCGGCCGGGTGGTCTGAGCGCACCAGCAGCTCCACGAAAGGCCAAGGCCCTCGCGGCGCGAAGGCCCGCCGCGGGAAACACGGTGCGGATGCCGCCCGGGGGCAGATGCCAGTCCGGCAGGACGTGCCGCAGCTCTCCCGTGGCCGGCAGCGGCGCCACCGGAATCTCCGGCAGAACCGCCAGCCCGCCCCCCGCCGCCAGCGCGCTCAGCGCCGTGTCGATGGCGATGCCCGGCTTCGGGGAGACATCCGCAGCCGGGCCGTCATCCTGCGCGACGTGCCAAGAGAGCGGCGCACGCAGCGCCAGATTGGCGATGAAGGGGGGCGGCAGACCTCCCGGAGGCCCTATCGCGCTGGCCGATAGTTCCGGGGCGTCGCTTGCCACGAGGCATTGCCTGGAGGTGCCGATCCTGCGTGCCTGCGTGCCTGGGCCCGCCAGCCATCCGACACGGATCTCCGACGATGGTCAGCGTGCGACCCCGAGGAAGCCACTCGGCCCTTTCCCTCCGGAAAACGCGCCCGGACGGCGGTGGCCTCGGGCACCACGCTGGTGATGCCGCAATCACAGGGGGCGGGCATGGGATGCGGCGCAGGTCTGCTGGCAGGAGGCAGCGCGGGTCGGCCGGCGGGACGCTGCCTTCAGTGGCAGGTCGGGGCCGGGCGCCTCGGGGTGCACCCCTTTCCCGGCGGGGAGCTGGTGGTTCTGCGGGACCACGCGGGGCGTCGGAGCGGTGGCCACTCCGGGTCTTGCCGCGGCTGGCGCGGCGCGCGGGGAGGGCTGGCTGGCTCCGGCGGCGGAGCGGGGCTTGCCCGGGTTCCGCCCGGTCAGCGGATGGTGAAATGGGCGAGCTGGGAGTCGCCGCGCGCGCCGGGAATGCCGAGCGTGTATTGCCCGGGGACGATGGCGATGAAGGATATTTCCGCCTCGCCCTCGTCATCGAATTCCAGCGAGGACAGGCCCATGGGCCGCACCTCGATGTCGTTGATCACCACCTCGTTCACCCAGATGTTGCGAAAGAACTCCGGCCCGGCGACGGCCAGTTCGGCGGAGCCGTCGGACACGATCCTGATGCGGTAATAGCCGCCGGAGCGCAGCTCGTAGGGCGCATCGGCCAGCGGCTTGCCGGAGCCGAGGGTGATGGGCGGCAGGTCCTCGCGGTTCTTGCGGTCGAGCAGGCCGGCGAAGCCGAGCTTCAGCACGTTCTCCTCGGCGCGGCCGGGCAGGGCGGGGAGCAGCAGCGTGAGCGCCAGTGCGGCGGCAATCAGGGGTCTGGCAGGCATTGTTTCCTCCGGTTTCTGGTTGGTGTGAGCTCAGTCGGGCGCGACGACGACACCCCAGGGCTGCTGGCCCACGGGAATGGACTTGATGACCTTCAGGTCCTCCACGTCGATCACCGAGACATCGTTGGTGTTGCCGTTGGTGGCGAAGAGCAGCTTCTCGTCCGGCGTGAAGGCGAGCTGCCACACGCGCTGCCCGGTGAGCAGGTATTTCACCACCTCATGCGTCTCCCCGTCGACCACCGCCACCCGGTTCGCGGGGCCGAGGGCGACGAAGACGGTCTTGCCGTCACGCGTCACCCGGATGCCCACCGGCTGCAGCGCCTCGGGCACCACGCCGGGCACCTCGAAGCTGATCTTCTTCACGATCTCCGCCGTCGCCGGGTCGATCACGCTCACCGTGCCGCCGATCTCGGCGCTCACGTAGAGCAGCTTGCCGTCATGGCTGAACTGGGCGAAGCGCGGGCGCTGGTCCACCAGCACGTTCTCGACGATCTCGAAGGTCTCGGTGTCGATGAAATGCGCCATGTTGGTGGTTTCGGAGGTGTTGACCACGAAGGCGCCGTCCGGGCTCACGCCCATGCCCTCGGGCTCCACGCCCACCGGCACCTCGGCCAGCACCTGGTGGGTCTTCACGTCCACCACGGTGACGATGTTGTCATCCTCGTTGGCGATGTAGAGCGGGTTTCCGGAGGGGTGGAGCACGAAGAGCTCCGGGTCCGGCCCCGAGGGCAGGGTGTGGAGCTGCGCGTAGGTCTTCGGGTCGAACACGCGCACCGTGTCATCGTCCGAGGCGCAGACGTAGAGCTCGGTGCCGTCCGGCGAGATGGTGATGCCGCGCGGGCGCTGGCCGGCGTCGAAGGTGCCCACCACCTCCAGCGTGTCGGAATCGATCACCGTCACCGTATTGCCCTTCTCGTTGCTCACGTAGACCATGTTGGCGCCCGCCGGGCCGGCGAGCGCGCCCAGGACCAGGGGCGGGGCGAGCAGCAGGGCGCGCGCGAGGGGGAAGGGGCGCATGATCGGTCTCCTCAGTTCAGGTCGCAGGTGGTTTCGGGTTCATCGGTGCCCAGCGTGTCGAGCCGCGAGACCCGGTGCAGGAACTCCTCCTGCGGCGAGACCGAGACGATCACCCGGTCCGAGGCCAGGATGATCGGCTGGCGCAGCTGGTGGTTCCAGGGGCGGAAGGTGAGCTTCTGGCCCTTGAAGGCGGCCAGTTCGAAGGCGGGGGAGAGGATGTAGTCCCGCAGCGCGTTGAAATCGGAGGATTTCGTGCGGGTGGCGGCCTCTCCCAGCACCCGCAGCGCCATCCACACCTGGTAATCCTCCGGGCGCATGGTCCGGCCGGACTCCCGCTCGAAGCGGCGCTGGAACTGGGTTGCGCCCCAGGCCTCCAGCGCCGGGTGCCAGGAGACGGGCCGCAGCCCGGCGGACCCGGCGACGGGCCGGGGCTCCCATGTCTGGTAGGGCAGATAGGCGGCGAAGACATCGGCCTCGTCGGCCGCGATCACCACGTCATGATCCTCGGCGCGCTGGGTGAACACCGGGATCTGGCGCTGCACCAGAACGTGGCCGGTGTCGGTGCGCCGGGCGCCGCCGGTGTCCTCGAACACCCGCTCCTCCACGATCTTCGCGCCGAACTTGCGCGCCGAGGCCCGGTAGGCCTCCGCCAAGGCCTGGTCCTCGGGGTGGGAGCCGGGAACGAGGAACCAGTCCGTCCACTTCTTCCACACGAGGAACTGCGCCAGCGCATCGGTGAGCATCGCCCGCGAGGGCGCGACATGCATCACGTTTGCCCGGCAGTCCGCGTTGCGCAGCCGGGTGTCCTGCGCGGTGGCATTCACGATCAGCGCCCGGTCTCCCGCCGCCTGCGACAGGGCGAGCAGCGTGTCGGGCCCGGCCATCACCGCGATGAAGGTGGTCCCTGCGGAGATCAGCGTCTCCAGCGCGGCCACGGCGGTGTCGGGCGTGGCGTCGACATCCTCGGTGAGGAACTGCTGGCCCATGAAGCGGCCGGTGGTCTGGTTGTCCTCGGTGGCGAGCCGGCCGCCGGCGAAGCCGAGGTCGTCGGGCGGCAGGTCCAGCCGCGAGATCGGCAGGGCCGGGCCCCGGTCCACGCGCAGCACGGCGGCGCGCACCTGCGCGGGGGCATCTGCGGTCTGGGCCGGGGCTGTCGCGGGGGAACTCAGGGCGATGGCAAGAGCGGCGAGAATCGGGCCGGCGGAACGTCTCATGTCTGGGCCTCCTCGGGCTGAATTAACGAAGGCAAACCCGTGACGCGTCAAGGTGCAGGGCACCTGAAAGTGCGAATAAGGAAATAATAAGAATGACTTGCCGCACGCTTGTCCGACCTTGGTCGCAATTGCCTGCCCCCGGGCGATGAAGGACGCTGAGGCCATGAAAGCCCTTGCCGCAGCCCTTGTCCTTGCCCTCGCGCTCACCGCGCTTGCCGGCCCGCCTGCCGGCGCCGGGCCCGGTGCGGGGCTGCGCGAGGGCGCGCGGGTGGCCTTCTTCGGGGTGCATTTCATCGACACCAGCCAGGAGGGCGCGCTCAACGGCGTGCGCGCGGACGAGACGGCGCGGCTCCGGGCCTCGGAGGCCCAGGTCACCGAGGCGCTGCACGCGCACGGGTTCGAGACCGTGCCGCTCGCCCCGGTGCAGGCCGAGCTCGACCGGGTGGTGAACCCGGCGGATTGCAACGGCTGTGCGCTGCGCATGGCGCAAAGGCTGGGCGCGGATTACGCGATGGTCTCCGAGGTGCAGAAGGTCTCGAACCTCATCCTGTCGATGAACATCGTGGTGCTGGACGCGGCCACCGGCGCCAAGGTCCGCGGCATCTCGGCGGACATCCGCGGCAACACGGACGAGAGCTGGCGGCGCGGATTTTCCTACATCCTGCGCAACAACATATTCCGGAAAGGGGAGGACTGATGAAACGGATGGCTTGGATCGCGGCGCTCGGCGCCGTCGTCTTCGCGCCGATGGCGGCGCAAGCGCACGGGCCCACGCGCCAGAAGGTGACCGTGACCGTGGAGGTGGCCGCGCCGCCCGAGACGGTGTGGGAGGCGATCGGCAATTTTCAGGACATGAGCTGGCACCCGGCCGTGGACCATCTGGAGGGCCAGGGCGGAAACGAGATCGACGCCACCCGCGTGCTGCACCTGAAGGGCGACGGAGACCCGACCATCTCGGAGATCCTCTACAAGTACAGCGCCGAGAAGATGAGCTATTCCTACCGCATCGAGGCGGTGGCGGTGGAGGTGCTTCCGGTGACGAACTACTCCTCGCACCTCACCGTGAAGCCGGTGGAGGGCGGCTCGGAGGTGGAATGGCGCGGCGCCTTCTACCGCGGCTACCCGAACAACGACCCGCCCGAGAACCTCAATGACGAGGCCGCCATCGCCGCGGTCACCGGCGTCTACGAGGCCGGGCTGCACGCGCTTCAGGAGCGGTTCGGAGCGCTCGATTGAGGCCGCTCCCGCTGGCGCTGGCGCTCCTGTGCGGCGCTCCGGCGGCGGCGGGGGACCGCGCCTACGTGACCAACCAGCTGTCGGAGACCGTGTCCGTCGTGGATCTCGCCACCGGCACGGTGCTGCGCGAGATCGCGGTGCCGGGCAAGCCCGCGGGTGTGGCCGTGGCGCCGGATGGCGGCACGGTCTACGCCGTGAGCCCGGAGACGAAGACCCTCGACATCCTGCCCGCCGGCCCCGGCCAGCCGCGCCGCATCCCCCTGGACGGCGGACCCTTCGGCGTGGCCGTCCACCCCTCCGGCAGCCTGGTCTACGTGGGAGACTGGTACGGCGCGCGCATCTTCGTGATCGACCCCGTGGCGGGGCGCGTGACCGGCGAGATCGCGGTGGGGGCCGCGCCCTCGGGCCTCGCGGTCACCCCGGACGGGCGGCTGCTGCTGAGCGCGGACCGCGACGCGGATTCCGTCTCGGTGATCGACACGGCCACCGCCCGGGTGGTCGCGCAGGTGGGGGTGGGCGGGCGGCCCTTCGGCCTCACCATCGGCCCCGACGGCCGCTTTGCCTACACCGCCGACGTGGCCAGCGACACGGTGAGCGTGATCGACATCGCCGCCCGCGCGAAGGTGGGCACGGTGGCGGTGGGCGCGCGGCCCTACGCCGTCGCGCTCACCGGGCGCTACGGTTTCGTCACCAACCAGTACGGCGACTCGGTGAGCGTGTTCGAGCGTGAGAGCCTCGCGCCCGTCACCGAGATCGAGGTTGGCGAATATCCCGAGGGCATCGGGGTGAGCGGCGACACCGTGGTGGTTGCGAACTGGGCGTCCAACACGCTTACTGTGATAGACGCGACCCGGCTGGAGGCGTCGGGTGAGATCGCCGTCGGCGACGGCCCGCGCGCCTTCGGCCTCTTCATCGCGCAGGCCCCGCCGACCGACTGACAGAACAACAGGGAGACCGACATGAAATCCGGAGAGATCGGACGCATCCTATTCGGGGCGGGAGGCCTCATCATCGGCATGCTGATCGGCGTGGCGGTGACGGACAGGGGCGATGACAGCCAGAAGGCGCTGCACGAGGACATGGCCGCCACCCGCAGCGCCGCGGAAGGCGTGGGAGACCGGGTGGGCCAGCTGGAGGAGCGCCTCTCCGGTGTCGAGGCCACGCTGGCCCGGCTGGAGGAAGGAGCGGGCAGCCTGAGCGACAAGCTCGACGCCACCGGCCAGGGCCTCGTGGAAAAACTCGACGCCCAGGCCAGCGCCGGGCAGGACGCGCTCAATGCCGCGCTGCAGGACATGGGCAGGCGCATCGACGCCGTGGCCGCGGCGCCCGCGCCGCAGCCCGGGGCGGAAAGTGCCGAGGAGGCCGCCGCCTCCGACCCCGCGGTGATGGAGAAGGACGAGGCCGACGCGGGCGAGGCCGCCGGCGAGGACGACGCAGACGGCCTGTCCGTGGGCCATGCGCAGGTCTTCGAGGACGGCAAGATCCGCGTCTTCCTCTCCGGCCTGACCGAGGGCAGCTACGACCGCAAGGCGCGGCTGGCGGTGAACGGCTTCGAGATGAAGAGCCTGCGCGCGAAGGACACCCTTCCGGTGCGCGTCGAGGACAAGGATTGCACCCTCACCCTCGACGCCATCCGGGACGACAAGGCGCAGATCTCCGTGGATTGCCAGTAACCCCGGCGGCGAACCGGTCCCGGGCCGGTTCGCCACGCCTCTCCTCGGGACGTTCCGGTCATCAGATGCCGGTGAATGACGAGTGCCCCCGGCAGCGTTCCGCTCCGGACAC includes the following:
- a CDS encoding YVTN family beta-propeller repeat protein; protein product: MRPFPLARALLLAPPLVLGALAGPAGANMVYVSNEKGNTVTVIDSDTLEVVGTFDAGQRPRGITISPDGTELYVCASDDDTVRVFDPKTYAQLHTLPSGPDPELFVLHPSGNPLYIANEDDNIVTVVDVKTHQVLAEVPVGVEPEGMGVSPDGAFVVNTSETTNMAHFIDTETFEIVENVLVDQRPRFAQFSHDGKLLYVSAEIGGTVSVIDPATAEIVKKISFEVPGVVPEALQPVGIRVTRDGKTVFVALGPANRVAVVDGETHEVVKYLLTGQRVWQLAFTPDEKLLFATNGNTNDVSVIDVEDLKVIKSIPVGQQPWGVVVAPD
- a CDS encoding ABC transporter substrate-binding protein; protein product: MRRSAGPILAALAIALSSPATAPAQTADAPAQVRAAVLRVDRGPALPISRLDLPPDDLGFAGGRLATEDNQTTGRFMGQQFLTEDVDATPDTAVAALETLISAGTTFIAVMAGPDTLLALSQAAGDRALIVNATAQDTRLRNADCRANVMHVAPSRAMLTDALAQFLVWKKWTDWFLVPGSHPEDQALAEAYRASARKFGAKIVEERVFEDTGGARRTDTGHVLVQRQIPVFTQRAEDHDVVIAADEADVFAAYLPYQTWEPRPVAGSAGLRPVSWHPALEAWGATQFQRRFERESGRTMRPEDYQVWMALRVLGEAATRTKSSDFNALRDYILSPAFELAAFKGQKLTFRPWNHQLRQPIILASDRVIVSVSPQEEFLHRVSRLDTLGTDEPETTCDLN
- a CDS encoding DUF3280 domain-containing protein; translation: MKALAAALVLALALTALAGPPAGAGPGAGLREGARVAFFGVHFIDTSQEGALNGVRADETARLRASEAQVTEALHAHGFETVPLAPVQAELDRVVNPADCNGCALRMAQRLGADYAMVSEVQKVSNLILSMNIVVLDAATGAKVRGISADIRGNTDESWRRGFSYILRNNIFRKGED
- a CDS encoding SRPBCC family protein encodes the protein MKRMAWIAALGAVVFAPMAAQAHGPTRQKVTVTVEVAAPPETVWEAIGNFQDMSWHPAVDHLEGQGGNEIDATRVLHLKGDGDPTISEILYKYSAEKMSYSYRIEAVAVEVLPVTNYSSHLTVKPVEGGSEVEWRGAFYRGYPNNDPPENLNDEAAIAAVTGVYEAGLHALQERFGALD
- a CDS encoding beta-propeller fold lactonase family protein, translated to MRPLPLALALLCGAPAAAGDRAYVTNQLSETVSVVDLATGTVLREIAVPGKPAGVAVAPDGGTVYAVSPETKTLDILPAGPGQPRRIPLDGGPFGVAVHPSGSLVYVGDWYGARIFVIDPVAGRVTGEIAVGAAPSGLAVTPDGRLLLSADRDADSVSVIDTATARVVAQVGVGGRPFGLTIGPDGRFAYTADVASDTVSVIDIAARAKVGTVAVGARPYAVALTGRYGFVTNQYGDSVSVFERESLAPVTEIEVGEYPEGIGVSGDTVVVANWASNTLTVIDATRLEASGEIAVGDGPRAFGLFIAQAPPTD